The Pieris rapae chromosome 13, ilPieRapa1.1, whole genome shotgun sequence genomic sequence gctttaattattactttaggaTTTTGTTGCAGCTTGGAGCAGATTTTACTGGATATGTCCATGGGATCCTCATCTGCCGCTTCTTTGATTCCACATATTTCAATTTGGTTTGACATTTGTAATTGCTCCATAGTATTGATTCTTTGTTCCAAGGTCTCATGTTTGAgcattgaattttttacacaatttttcaGGTCTTGGCATTGGTCTTCAACAATTTTGATGCTGGATTCGTACAATGCAATTTTTTCCTCATACTCGTCAATTTTATCTGAGTAGAATTGTAGGGTAGATTGCAGCTCCGACGTAATTATTTCTCTGACCTCTCGCCGTATATCGTGAAGAATCTTTTGTGTAACTTTGTTTTGCGCCAAATTAGATACGGATTCGTTATCCGTAATATCCTCTTCATCGGCATCAGGTAGGATGCAGGATAGACGTTTAGGTTTGACACCACCCGCACAATTGCGACATTTCCAGTCTACTGAGTCAGTAGCCACGAGCGCGCTTAGTTGTTCCGTAGTTATGGATGCACAAGCGCCATGTATCCATTTACTACACTTTCCACACTGCACTCCTGGGCTTTTTTTGGTAACTGTCTTCGCgcacttaaaacatttaaccATGATGATGAAATAATGTGCGCGCGCGCAATGCCGTTAGGTGCGTTCCGGTTCGCGTCGAGCGAGCGACTCCATGTTTTTGGTTATGGGGATTTAtcaaagtaaaacaaaagtcAATTTTGGATGCAGTAGTTATAGTCTATAGAGCATAAACCCTAACAGAGTCAATGCTTAAAGGACTGGTATCAGAAAACCAAGTGGGAAGCCACTCATCGCGGTGGTTCCAGAATTGGAGAGCAGCCTTCGCTGAACGATTCTTCCACGGCTTATTCGTCGCGTCCGGGAACTCGTTGATTCCACCAACTCGTAGGCCGAGGGATATATAGAACTGTCAAACGATAATATATTCAACCAACTAAATTAAGTagaatttaaagtatattagtacaatttaaatttaactgaaAGTTTTGAAAGATTTTTGTTCCAATCAATTGATTCAGAATAAAGTTAATCGCATTGGAATCAAGTAAAAAtctactataattttttaaccattacttattttaaatcactCGTTGTGAAATTTTTAACTCTTATTACCAGTTCATCAAATGGTGCCATGGCGGATCCTTTCAGCCATCTGGATGCTGCTCTAACATGATGCTTAACTGCTTCTTGGTAGAAGCCTTCACCCGGATCCACCTCGCCGTACTTCTCACCATCCACATACATTTCTATTGCGTCTGAAACAGATTAATTTATAACGGATAATGtcttatttatattgcattaatataatttctgtctaaagaaaaatatttaattgtaaaagatttttttaataagttttttttcataaattgtacTTACCCTTTATACAACGTACAGACATATATTAAAGGATATATTGAATACATAAAATCGTTTAAacctatttaatactttagcCTAATTAATCAGATtacctttaatttaattatcaaagtCCTCCGAACTAAGTcgaatgaattaataaaattacgctgtgatttttacttttacttcaCGAGCTTAACATGTTCACTGTTCTCATCTCTATCGATCACAGCGTAGACACAATTTGAAAGAAAGagacataataaaatgtaatttatgtttttttataaaatgtaagtgataatttttgaagaagGTGAATTCGTatagtagttacatataacaactttagatggcaattctatcgcataacgtcttgtgcagtaaacgcagatttaatttatttataatatcattagcacgtatacagtatgtaaacagtgtgaagaTACAAATACATGAAGTGATCACAACTTCGTACGTGAttatctattggggctttaatcttagtaataattaaaagctatttaaaataaaaaaatatttctaatcaTTTTAGTACCTGGTGTCCAAACAAGTGTATAATTATGGTAGGCTTTATTCCAATTCTCGTAACCAACTTTTTCTTTCAAATACATACTCCtggaaacaataatattagataaatagaatagaatagGTAAATTGCAGATATTGATCGGTAAGTCagtaatagaaaaattatttatttacaaaagttaaACCTAGGAAATAAAGttgcaattaaaaatcaaatttcttttatatattagaagaaaactaaacaaaaaagtcTTATTGCGTACCTATAAGGTTCAATATCGGACATAACCGGTCCTGCCATGAGCTTCTTTGCGTACTCCACATTCCCTTTAACAAGTGCAATCTTCAGTAGACCTGAGGCATACCTTCGCGATCCGTACTCGTTGAACCGCGGCTCAAGCTGAATCTCTGAAatgttattgaaaaatattatttacgccGGACATGATGTTTCGTGATGTAGCTAATGTTCTGTTTGATTTTATGCATTCTAAACGTATTGTTTAAAGAGATGatcaaattgaattaattaaataaatggattgcattttttatctaattttatttgtaatgcttcataattattatacgcCTTTTGCACTatgttaaaatcaaaaaagtaGAAATGCTAGTCAGTGTTTATATCAGACTTATAAGTTGACACGATATAAATATGGGTTATGAATCTCAaatgaatgttaaataaaataatatatcagtggcgctacaatctctttaggtctgggcctcagatttctgtatctgtttcatgatcatttgttaatctaatcaGCTAGTATGTGATCAgctttctgtgcctgacgcaaGACGTCAACTTTTTCGGTCTAAGGCTAGCCAATTTCCTAAGGATTTTCCCTCACCGTTCGATTGAATGCTAAAATGCcctcatagaaagaaagtacattggtgcacagtccgggattgaacctacgacctcagggatgaaagtcgcacgctgaagccactaggccaacagaGCTCAATatcattgtaaattataacctGATATAGAGAATATAGAATATCTTTCACACCAGGAATAAGCCAGTTTCCAAGCGGCATTTTGGCGACCACTTCAACTTTGCcatatttaaaagcaaaacTTCGCTTGCTATTAATTTTCCCAGTAATGATCGGTGGTAGAATTTCTGGACCGGCTGCTTCTCGGTAACATTCTGGAGTACCAATCTTGCCAGTACACCTAAAGGgaggaatttaaaatttcctttatacaacaaataatatatagaagtGCTGCTTATATATTGCTAATGCGTTATAGATTATGAACGAGCTACAAATAAGATTCTTAATGTGATTCCACCAAAATTGGTTGATGATCTGGCTTGACCACAAGTTCTAGTTCGGCAATGAATAAAGAATAGTCCCTCACTCTGTCTGAATTTCGGAACTATTATTAAGCATGAATATCTTACATGGGAATCATCCAAAAAACAGtcaaacacaaaattttattactttaaatataattactgttttatttacttcctGCTATTCCACAACAAATGATGTAATTTAACTAGCTCCAATGATGTTATTTGACTACGAAACCCAACTTTGCCAAAATTGTACTACTGACATCGCAAACATGACCATTACTGAAAGCAATCTGAGAGATTTTCTGATCTATCTTATTTGACACGTATAGAAAAACTTACTTAAGGGTGAGGTCTAGAGTTTCCCAAATAAATCCATCACCATACTTCGATTCGAGGGTCATTGGTTCTATTATCAACTTTCCGTCATCAGATCGCACATTTTTATCATACAAATACACGTTGAATGGGAAATCCtgaaagttataaaattaaaaactagctttttcttataattacatgatattatatttttggcaTAACGGTGAAAAAAtcagaatatttttcttgagaataagctgtaatggtcgcttataatgtattactaaaaattttattattggtaataaataaacgttgGTTGCCCGAAAGAgtatgtgtaataaaataagaaacaaacAACACATTTATTCCACAAGGaattatgtaaacaatttGGACTTTAAGGTTTcctgaaagagatcgcttatGAGCAATAAGGCGGCTCTTTGTACCatgtttattaagttaattgttattataattattcaattgtgGGAAAAAAgtgagaataaatttaattttagctgTCCCTTGTAGAGTGAGATGAGCTCAGATATTGCTCCATAATCACCATACAAGTAAATAGTATGACAAAAGTTATAGGATGAAATAATACAGTACTTACAAGTTATACTTACTGGTGCATTTGGCATTTTAACTTCAGGTGTCCATATCCTCCCCTTGTCTATATCACCATCAAATGTATCCTCAAACAGCAACTGGCCTTTGCAGACAAACCCTGGTGTCGTCACTTTACTTAAAGATATCTCACACGGGTATTTGTAAGGGCCTGAGGAATCTGTAGTCGGTTTTGGTTTTGGGGCCTGTGTGGTGGAAGTTGTGGTGGGAGCTATGGTGGAAGGCGTGGGGATAGGCGTAGTGGGAGGTGTGCTGGAGGGCGTGATTGTTGGCGCTTCGGTTGTGCCATCCTGAACATTAACTGGGTTTCCAGATGCGTCAACGTATCCTGAAAAAGCGATTGAATTTGTTAAAGCGTGGTTAAGCTACTTCCGCTATTGAAGTGCGGAGACCACCGGATGGGACAAGGGCATACCAACATTCCCTTTCAAAAAGTGTAAAGAAAGGAAAGGAAGAAAGGAAAGAAATGaaagaaatttc encodes the following:
- the LOC110992397 gene encoding beta-1,3-glucan-binding protein, producing the protein MFKFLLLFCSFYYVLCYEVPKAQFQAIYPKGLKVIIPDDGFSLVAFHGKLNEEMDGLEGGTWSADIPKADNGEWIFRDDNVELKMGDKVYFWTFAIKNGLGYRQDDGEWTVDGYVDASGNPVNVQDGTTEAPTITPSSTPPTTPIPTPSTIAPTTTSTTQAPKPKPTTDSSGPYKYPCEISLSKVTTPGFVCKGQLLFEDTFDGDIDKGRIWTPEVKMPNAPDFPFNVYLYDKNVRSDDGKLIIEPMTLESKYGDGFIWETLDLTLKCTGKIGTPECYREAAGPEILPPIITGKINSKRSFAFKYGKVEVVAKMPLGNWLIPEIQLEPRFNEYGSRRYASGLLKIALVKGNVEYAKKLMAGPVMSDIEPYRSMYLKEKVGYENWNKAYHNYTLVWTPDAIEMYVDGEKYGEVDPGEGFYQEAVKHHVRAASRWLKGSAMAPFDELFYISLGLRVGGINEFPDATNKPWKNRSAKAALQFWNHRDEWLPTWFSDTSPLSIDSVRVYAL